In the Populus nigra chromosome 2, ddPopNigr1.1, whole genome shotgun sequence genome, aatatgctagactttatttacattgaacacgaTATTTATTGTAATTACATTCaccaaagaaattttaaattgtataagtgcaaaTAGAAGGGGGAAAATCACGCACCTGCTCCGCTTGTCTCGTGACctcccctaacagaagatccaatcctggttgctcctcctgaatcacaatgaagtttttggttatgattCCTTCAAGCTGATATTATAGAGGTTTCATATTCATtcattactcatatgttactttctatgcatgttcattttctCATAATAATAAACATACATATATCAAGTATACTTTTAAAGTTAGTATCTTAATGCGCAAGTGTTTGTATGactcaattattttatatcctTACATATAATATTCACGGGAAAGTCTGCTGTTACTGTCCAACGGTTGCTGTCTAGCCGTTGCTGTTTGAAAAATTGATGTCCAACGGTTGTTGTCCACCCGTTGCTGTTTGAACAGTTGTTGTCCAATTGTTGATGTTTGAACAGTTGTTGTCCATCGGTTGTTGTCCAACCATTGTTGTTTGAACAGTTGTTGTCCAACAGTTGCTGTTTGAACCGTTGCTATCCGATCGTTGTTGTTTGAACCGTTGTTGTCCAACGGTTGCTATCCAACCGTTGATGTCCATCAGTTGATGTCCAACGGTTGCTATTTGAACAATTGTTGTCCATCGGTTATTATCCAACCATTGTTGTTTGAACtctcattagattttttaactatatttagagTTATAGACCTCcatttcaagcgagattggtctcgttggaaagctaagacacgaggctacaagttctctgaaggaaggagaacctagttctgcctctaagatagtcaaaattactcatcaactAATCAGTCCTACTCCTTACAGAGTCAGTCATGACCCAGTCTTGATTGGTGACctataactggagttctacagcTTCAAATTAGGCAAGACCAACTTCCTTAGTTATCTAACATCCAAGACTACAATTACTATGAGaaacttgatcctaattccctcatcctcctacttGAATTCTCTCTAAAAGTCAGGAGACGAAtttgtccagattcatcaacctttccatttacacacaattTAACTCTCTCTTCTATCTCAACCCCTAGCCATATCACATATTGTTTAAGagtgtcaaaaatatatttttaaaagccaatttatcttatttatttcaatcttccctCTTATGCATAATTGACCAAAAGCATGGCCTTAAGGAACCAAGAGTTCCTTCACTCTTTTCATGctaatttcattaaattcacacaaaaccaattttgacaacaatttcaatcaaccataaataacaaacaaataatattccAAACAATCCATACGATCAagttataatatattattatgagTATAACATATCCAAACATCAACTTCATCAAATGGTAAAATTTCCAGAAATATGAGTTTATCCGAACTAACTTCAAACTTACATACCTATTGTGCGAGAAGCACAACTTTTATACATAATGTTTGTTTCTGATCTCCACCGCTCAGAATCTAGACAGCAATAggaagaacaacatatccaaattATAGCTTGATCTGATAGTGGTCGAAGGAGAAAACAGTCGGTGACGAAGACTATCCAGAAGTGTATTTTTCCAGAAATTTTCCTCTCACGATATCTCTCAAACGGGGTCTGGTATAGAAGATCCCTCCGATAAAATTGTACACTACATGGAGGAGAACAACATATCTAAATATCATtctgatccaacggtggaaggtGGAGTTATAGCTGTTGCATTTTTTGCCATCAATATGTCCTCTCTCCAGcctctctctaaactctctctTGCTCTTGCAAGTCCCTCCAAGataaaaatagaatgatatttatagtGCTATCATTTTGTTAATTGTACATTTATCCCCACCTCTTTTATTATTTGCACATAAACTCCTAACCTTCTGTTACTTGAATATTGACCTCTCTTGGTCTTACGTATTCATTATGtccccaaaaaaatatttttcttttcaacaatttagtactatattcactttttatttcattaatttcactatttttatcttgatttaggttcctttaatttaatttaacctattttactattggttaaatttcttatattttaataaccCAGAAAATTATAATCAGGGATTTACAATTTTACTATTTATGAATCCTAATTTCAGATGAGTTCTATTAATTATAcaagttttaattagaaataattttctataaagaattctagttttaattaggaatcatttctcataaaaaattttaaaactaatataaataaaggtgtctagtttattttgagaagaatattattattaagaattttaataaaatatcaaaaatatttctctaaatttctCTACCAATACATAATCTTAGGGTTTAGAGAACCCTAGCTTCCAAGCTTGTTAGGCACGTCAAAACCAAGCTTCCAATTATTAATGTACTATGGTTGGGTTTTGTAAGGAATTGTAGGCTTGTGTTTGGTTCCTgacaaaattaaagaacaagGCAATTCTGGGTTGCATAATACTCCATATTTCCTCcactaaaactaaaaataatgtaGATTTCTAGACCAAGTAAACCTCAGCATTTCAGCATCGATGAAAGTGtcaagaaattttatttcatgGTTTAGTTATAGTAcgacaaattaaaagaagaagaagctaaatAACGTATAGTAATTTACACACATACTTAAAATATATGtacaacttttattttcataagaaACTTTATCCTATATATTGATCTGTGTCAGATTTGCATTCTTGATGAGAAGGTCATTTGGGAAGATTGATGGAGGACGAGAGAAGTGTTGGGGATTTCTCCCCCTGTGGATCGGTGGTGTTCATGATCATTGCCCTAAAAAGGCTAAGCACAccgacacaatatttaacgtggttcgacaAATCGCTTACATGCACGAGAGTAGtctatattattagagataaagAAAGAATACAATATACAGATGAGGATCACATCCACTTAGCTCAACTCTTATCTCTCATTGCTGCATAAGGCTGCTGCTGGCagcccttctttctttttctcttcttctctcttttgtaGCACTACTACTggactctctctttttttatgctaCACTCTTAGTGTCTATTTATAAGCTTCAATGACAGCTCCTGCTACAattgtcaacaatggtggctacTCTTTGTTAATGGTTGGTGCAGCTTCTTTTGACATTACCagctgccaccaacaacccaccattgtaGCCTCCTTCTTTGACAATATCAATAGCCTGCAAATGCTGCACCAGCAGCTCTCTTTGACTCTCACAAGTTGGCCTTCTTTCTTTGACAATGACAGCCAGCTTCTTCTAGCGAATGGGCTACAGATGCTACCACATAAATGGAAATATCTCAACAATCACCCCTTTTGCCATTTATGTGGGCAATTGTCTTCTTGCTTTTTCATCTTCATCGACCACCATaatgaccttcagatgcctcttaatcgggcaatctctcttaataattcaccaccactACATTCGATCTCAATCTCAACAATCGGATCATACTATTACATCCGGAACGATCAAGTTAGCtagaaacaagtctgaaattgtccaaatcgcatttcagatggctaagatttgatcaacaCAATTTTGGCCTAATGAACGATccagattcaatctcaaatcCAGTTGTACATAGGATCAACTACATTGGACCCTATCCCTCGGCTCACAACTGATGACGTGGCAGGTAGGTCCACTAAGCTGACTGTCAGCTGACTGGGCGCTCACATGGCATGCCAACTGTGCATGCTGACGCCATTATTATGTCATGCTGACATCATCCTTATCCAAGTCAGTTACGTGGGTCGGGTGATCTGGTATTCGAGTCGGGTCAGCCCATCCGGACGAAGAAGACGTGTGGCATACGTGGGGCGCATGGGCAGACACCTTGCCAACGCGTGTAGATACGTGTGGCCATGTCCAACGTTTGATTTTTACGATGTTTTCACTAGTGTGCTCgcctcttcctcctctacacgatggtatggtcaaaatattattttgacaactttcatttttgggcaaaaaaatcaaatagtacTCTAAACcataagctctgataccaattacTAGGGATCTCTCCCCATGTGGATCGATGATGTTCATGATCATTGCCCAAaggaggctaagcacactgacacaatatttaacgtgattcggcaaatcgcctacatgCACGGGAGTAGtctatattattagagatagagaaagaataCAACATACGAAGGAGGATCACATCCACTCAACTCAACTCATATATCTCATTGTTGCATAAGGTAGCAAAGCTGCTGCTGGCAgcccttctttctctctcttctctttttgtaACTCTACTACTCGACTCTCTTTTTTTGTGCTGCACTCTtgatgcctatttataggcttcAATGACAGCTCCTGCTACActtgtcaacaatggtggctacTCTTTGTTAATGGTTGGTGCAGCTTCTTTTGACATTAACAGCTTCCACCAACAACCCACTATTATAGCCTCTTTCTTTGACAATGTCAATAGGCTGCAAATACTACACTAGTAGCCCTCTTTGACTCTCACAAGTtggtcttctttctttgacaaTGACAGTCATCTTCTTCTAGAGGATGGGCTGCAGATACTGCCACATAAGTGGCAATATCCCAACAATTTGTGTGTTGAACTGCTAAGTGGGatattttaattgccttgaagaaaggcaaaattgggacactctggacaccTGATCATGTGAACAATTAGAGATGTAAAGTGAAAATTAACGAAGACCAATCTTTACAAATCTAAGCACTGGTAGTCTCGCTggatgttgagaaatcaggtATAAAACTAggatattccagatcacttgtaaagaaaagccgcaacaaagctagcaaatggttatatatatggaaagacggtacgatggatagatatgacctaataagttctgtctaggaaattgggttttaaacgggaccagtgtgacccctccaatctttcataagaacttgcttagtggaaagATTATCCATACAgtactatttttgtatatatagcagtttgtaatgaaacggttaAAGACTAGCAAGACGACGGCACAAGGGAACGGTTGGGTTCTGTATTTTCAAGGATTtgatggagtggtgatttctcgagggtagaattgatgaagaccctgataatggaagagaattACAGCAAAGGAATAAAGATtgacaccctattttgactttgaTAGGTGTTGTGATAGGATGAGCTACTGTCAAACATAAAAGCAAAGAATTGGGAGAATCTAGAGAACAAAAATTGCACGATGGCACACgaagattgtgcaggagtacccgtgatccaacgaggtactgtaatgagacaaatgcaaggagaagaagagttcccaAATAAAGCTTAGAGTAGAGACTGCGTGAAAAGTTgtgtacaacaggaagtcttTTGTGCTCTTAATAAAGACAAcggcgaagacctttccaatgcatgcaaggatggaaaaaGAGCTATTGTAGAGGCACCTAATTAAAGAGGTGcaaacgcctgtgataaaaggcgaccgaccgcctatgatgaaaggcgaaAACACCAAAAGAGAGTTGGTGTTGGTGGAGTTATCAAGTAGAAAtgcatagaagctccaaacatagaagtCGAGATGGAGGATTGCGATGAGTGTACCGCAACTCTCTCTTTCTATGTGATCAGTGGCAGTTATCTCTCCCATAGTctacatggtggtagagaatttaaagtcactttgaagcatctcagttATAGGAGGATGCGACCGCCTATGAAAGGTGAAAACACCTTGGaaaggtgtgtgggccatgaTATGAGCCCAAGATCAAATCGTCCCATGACAACGGGCGAAGACAttttagagaaggtgtgagggccatgagaCCAAATTCATATCGTTGCATGACGACGGGCTGAGACATCTTAGatagaaggtgtgagggccaccATATGAGCCCAAGTTCATACCGTCTTATGACGACAGGCGGAGACACCTCTTACAGAAGGTGTGAGGGTCATGATATGAGCCCAAGTATAAATCGCCCCATGACGACGGGCAAAGACACCTTAGGAGAAGGTGTAAGGGCCATAATAGGAGCTCAATTACAGAACATCTCaaagccaatgtgatggctagatatgagtggacaaGTGTATGGATAGCCAATGAaatggctatgatgagtatgaagATAGATATGGATAAACCTTTAATGGGTTGCCCCCATGattaaaggtggagagctacctagACTTGTAgaactaagagcgagagactcacggagaagtaaggcgtggttcatATGGTGGAACAAAGGGCAGATGCAACTCCAGGAttagtagactcttggaagagtggtgagctcgtgatcatattgaaATACTCAGATAATGATTGTCGCACTCGGAAATAGATATTTCCATTTGagagtggtgtttgatttttacccaaaaataaaagttgtcaaaatgatattttgaccataccactgtgtagagaaGGAAGAGATGAGCACATTGGTGAAAACGATGCAACATTTAGATGTCGAAAATAGCCGCACGCACCATCACGCGCTGGCAAGACGTTTACCTACTCGCGCTGACACGCCCCACGTGTGCCACACGTCTTCTTCGCCCGGATTGGTTGACTCGACCTGAATACCAGATGACTATACCCACGTGACTGACCTGGATGAGGATGATGTTAGCATGACGTAATCAGGCGTCAGCATGCACAGTTGGCATGTCATATCAGCGCTCAGTCAGCTGACACGTTAGCATAGTGGAGCCATCTTCCACGTCATCAATCGTGAGCCGAGCTGAGTTGAGCCGAGCCGAGAGGAGCCGAGTTGGAGCTGAGCTGTGAGCAGAGGGATAGGATCCAGTATAGCTAATCCTACGTGCAACCGGATTTGAGATTGAATCTAGGTCGTTCATCAGGCCAGAATTAtgttgatcaaatcttagccgtctaaaatgcgatttggatgatttcagacttgtttccagctaatttgatcgttccggatgcaatggtatggtCCGATCATTGAGATTGAGACAAAAAATGATGGTGGTAAATTATTAAGAAAGATTGTCCAATCAGGAGACATTTGAAGGTCATTATGGTGGTCGACGGAGATGAAGAAGCAATAAGACAATTGCCCACATAAATGACAAATGATGTGATTGTTGGGATATTGACACTTATGTGGCAGCATCTGCAGCCTATCATCTAGAAGAAGATAGCTGTTATTGTCAAAGAAAGAAGGTCAACTTGTGAGAGTCAAAGAAGGCTGCTAGTGCAACATTTGCAGCGTATTGACATTGTCAAAGAATGAGGCtacaatggtgggttgttggtgaTAGCTGCTAATGTCAAAAGAAGTGCACTAACCATTAACAAAGAgtagccaccattgttgacaagTGTAGTAGGAACTGTCATTGAAGTATATAAATAGACACCAAGAGTGCTgcacaaaaagagagagagtccAATAGCAGAGctacaaaagaaagaagaaaagagaaagaaaatagggCTGTTAGCAGCAACCCTACTGTCTTATACAACAATGAGAGATGGGAGTCGAGTTAAGTGGATGTGATTCTCCTCCGTATGTTGtattctttctctatctctaataatatagaCTATTCCCGTGGATGTAGGTAATTtaccgaaccacgttaaatattatgTCAGTGTATTTAATctctaattaataattatcagAACATTAACTGTCagaatttccaacaaaaaaaggagAGGAGCTTGCAAGTAACAAGCTCTggatgaaaaatgatatttatttttgtcatctGCCAAGCTTCAAGCAGGCCGAAATAAGTTTCAGCGAAAGAGAAAAATACCATTGGCCAGACTTCCTCAGTACTTTCCGCTGCTGACttgagattttttcttcttcggctagcattccaacaaaaaacaaacacgaAACGATTGGAACATCATACTGTCTAAAACATTAATTGTCTAAATTAAGAAGACTGAAGTGCAAGAGTTTGAGTTGTAAGTTCGTTATGCATACATTATCTATGAACCAGATGTTCATATGCTTCTTGAATAATAATTTCCAATCAAAAGttcagttaatttagatttttgccAATTATATCAAGATAGACCAGATGTGATCATATGCTTCttgaatcttaattaattaggaaaacataaacaaaataacattttgaaaaaagaatggctggagaataacaaaatatatatatatatatatatatatatatatatctttttttgaaaagcaatgGCCATGGAATCCCCTTTCCAGCACTAAAAGCAACAGCCAAAAACTAATGGCATCAAGAGCAAGTTATGCCAAAGAAACACACCCTCCAATAGTATAATCTGATCAATTATGCAGCAGCAAGTAGCAACAAGGAATTGCTTACCGTTGTAGATTGAACAGGAAAAGGGTCATCAAGATTGATGGTGGAGCTAATAGAAAGCTTGGCAATCTCAGATACAGCAGCATCTCGAACAGCAGTCACATCACTTGCTAAAGCCTCATAAGCAGCTTGAAAAGCCCGTTCCCAAAACCGAGGCAATCTTGTACCCCTACTGCTATGCGTGTACAAGTCCCACATGCGCCACACcagtttcttcttctcctccactTCCTATTATTCATGTTCAGTAATCAACCCCATAGAACAAATCAAATGCTAAatcttttattgtttgtattttcaAAGAAAGAGAC is a window encoding:
- the LOC133682653 gene encoding uncharacterized protein LOC133682653 isoform X3, whose product is MNEDDAPTVITIPSTVTSTPTPTPTTTTVLKRESSESSLLCKTRYKFWVLSAILLLAVWSMFTGSITLKWSTGDLSQHPYNLGFQTQDDVDILEVEEKKKLVWRMWDLYTHSSRGTRLPRFWERAFQAAYEALASDVTAVRDAAVSEIAKLSISSTINLDDPFPVQSTTEEQPGLDLLLGEVTRQAEQ